The Altererythrobacter sp. CAU 1644 genome has a window encoding:
- a CDS encoding DUF885 domain-containing protein, whose protein sequence is MTFIRKALLASAALALPAAPALADHHAEAAAEAVEPQTERDKLFALFEESNERSLELNPLSRIFRGDSEGADRLGDYLTDSYFLAGRLDTQLNLAMLAQIDRSKLDPTDQLAYDVFKYNEEQSLAGSTDEIRALTEVRPVDHFSGFHTFYPNFSSGKGAAPFKTVANYEDNLSRHDDYIAYNDRAIARFREGMESGVLETSLTIGIVIEQLTTQIDTPLEDSQFMGPTTMFPADFSDADKARLTAAYRAKTEELYASHRRLRDFLRDEYLPVARDSIGLSQMKGGDKLYAQMIEQTTTLPLTADYLHDLGLSEVARIKSELEKIRVETGFAGTLNEFFEFVRTDAQFKPESREALTQTYYDIGKQVDAKIGDYFSLLPKSELKIEPYDPSIEQFQAGGSYRSGTPDGSRPGVFYFNAYDLPSRLTTGNMTLYLHEGAPGHHFQISLAQENEALPAFMRFGGTTAFIEGWALYAETLGYEMGFFEDPWNRYGTLQDEQLRAMRLVVDTGIHAKGWTRQQAVDFMLENSGMTRTEVVAEVDRYIAIPSQALGYKVGALKIQELRERASKALGKDFDIREFHAQVLNTGGLPLAVLEAKIDRWIAEQKGA, encoded by the coding sequence ATGACTTTCATTCGCAAAGCCCTTCTCGCAAGTGCAGCCCTGGCGCTGCCTGCCGCCCCGGCGCTGGCCGACCATCATGCCGAGGCAGCCGCAGAGGCGGTCGAGCCGCAGACCGAGCGCGACAAGCTTTTCGCGCTGTTCGAAGAGTCGAACGAGCGCAGCCTCGAGCTCAATCCGCTATCGCGCATCTTTCGCGGGGATTCGGAAGGCGCCGACCGGCTGGGCGACTATCTGACCGACTCCTATTTCCTCGCCGGACGGCTCGACACCCAGCTCAATCTCGCGATGCTGGCGCAGATCGATCGCAGCAAGCTCGATCCGACCGACCAGCTTGCCTACGATGTGTTCAAGTATAACGAGGAACAATCGCTCGCCGGCAGTACCGACGAGATCCGCGCGCTGACCGAAGTCCGCCCGGTCGATCACTTCTCCGGTTTCCATACCTTCTACCCGAATTTCTCCAGTGGGAAGGGCGCCGCCCCGTTCAAGACCGTCGCCAATTACGAAGACAATCTCAGCCGTCACGACGACTACATTGCCTATAACGACCGGGCGATCGCCCGTTTTCGCGAAGGCATGGAGAGCGGAGTGCTGGAAACCAGCCTGACGATCGGGATCGTGATCGAGCAGCTGACGACCCAGATCGACACGCCGCTGGAGGATTCCCAGTTCATGGGGCCGACGACCATGTTTCCGGCGGATTTCTCCGACGCCGACAAGGCGCGTCTGACCGCAGCCTATCGCGCTAAGACCGAGGAGCTTTATGCCTCGCATCGCCGCCTGCGCGATTTCCTGCGCGACGAATATCTGCCGGTCGCCCGCGACAGCATCGGCCTCAGCCAGATGAAGGGCGGCGACAAGCTCTATGCCCAGATGATCGAGCAGACGACGACGCTGCCTCTGACGGCCGATTACCTGCACGATCTCGGCCTCAGCGAAGTGGCGCGGATCAAGAGCGAGCTTGAAAAGATCAGGGTCGAGACGGGCTTTGCCGGGACGCTCAACGAGTTCTTCGAATTCGTTCGCACCGATGCGCAGTTCAAGCCGGAAAGCCGCGAGGCGCTGACCCAGACCTATTACGACATCGGCAAGCAGGTCGATGCCAAGATCGGCGACTACTTCTCGCTGCTGCCCAAATCCGAACTCAAGATCGAACCTTACGACCCCTCGATCGAGCAGTTCCAGGCCGGTGGCTCCTACCGCTCGGGAACGCCGGACGGATCGCGGCCCGGCGTCTTCTATTTCAACGCCTACGACCTGCCCAGCCGCCTGACGACCGGCAACATGACGCTCTATCTGCACGAAGGCGCGCCGGGGCACCATTTCCAGATCAGCCTCGCGCAGGAAAACGAGGCGCTGCCCGCCTTCATGCGCTTCGGCGGCACCACCGCCTTCATCGAGGGCTGGGCGCTCTATGCCGAGACGCTCGGCTACGAGATGGGCTTCTTCGAAGATCCGTGGAATCGCTACGGTACGCTGCAGGACGAGCAACTGCGCGCGATGCGGCTGGTGGTCGATACCGGCATTCACGCCAAGGGCTGGACTCGCCAGCAGGCGGTGGATTTCATGCTCGAGAACTCGGGCATGACCCGCACCGAGGTGGTCGCCGAAGTCGATCGTTACATCGCGATTCCCTCGCAGGCGCTGGGCTACAAGGTGGGCGCGCTCAAGATCCAGGAACTGCGCGAGCGTGCGTCCAAGGCACTGGGCAAGGATTTCGATATTCGCGAATTCCACGCGCAGGTCCTCAACACCGGCGGACTGCCGCTGGCGGTGCTCGAAGCGAAGATCGATCGCTGGATCGCGGAGCAGAAGGGCGCCTGA
- a CDS encoding DUF3604 domain-containing protein → MRENRQNFARLRAAALASVALLAAVPAGADVPERRQALFGDVHVHTKYSFDAYIFGIRATPDDAYRYARGETIRHMGGYDIKLKGGALDFYAVTDHAEYLGVLPAMDDPNHPLSLVEYARDMFSTAREKIAAAFGKVAGTLRTGEPLAEVYDKDVMRSTWAEIGAATERYYEPGKFTTFHGYEYTSAPGNQNLHRIVLFRGANVPDLPFNSLDSQNPEGLWNWLDSMRARGIEGLAIPHNSNVSNGRMFELTTYSGGPITAEYAAQRMRNEPIVEMSQVKGTSDTHPLLSPNDEWADFEIYNILLGTVEEGQTNGSYVRQALQRGLTLEQQMGVNPYKFGLIGSSDTHNGGGPVDEESYFGKTGALDGLPDGRRAVVWPGEENLQGTAATPFYEWSAAGLAGVWAEQNNREDIYAAMRRKETFATSGTRVKLRLFAGHGYPVDIFNRDDFARLAYRGGVAMGGDLAGHGDGAPTFLAQAMKDPDSAGLERLQLIRGWVDARGELREQVYDIACAEGTPDRRTHRCPAARARIDTANCAIPTGYGATQLEARWQDPDYDPDRRAFYYLRVLERPTCRWSTWEANRLGKPVRDGLALTIQERGWSSPIWVGGAGEKSMDMGAAHSH, encoded by the coding sequence ATGAGGGAAAACCGACAGAATTTTGCGCGCCTGCGTGCGGCGGCGCTGGCATCCGTGGCCTTGCTCGCTGCCGTGCCTGCGGGCGCGGACGTACCCGAGCGTCGCCAGGCGCTGTTCGGCGACGTCCACGTCCACACCAAGTATTCCTTCGATGCCTATATCTTCGGCATCCGCGCCACGCCCGATGACGCCTATCGCTATGCACGAGGCGAGACGATCCGCCACATGGGTGGCTACGATATCAAGCTGAAGGGCGGAGCGCTCGATTTCTACGCGGTCACCGATCACGCCGAATACCTCGGCGTCCTGCCCGCCATGGACGATCCCAACCATCCTCTGTCGCTGGTCGAATACGCCCGGGACATGTTCTCGACTGCGCGCGAGAAGATCGCCGCCGCATTCGGCAAGGTGGCAGGCACGCTGCGCACCGGCGAGCCGCTCGCGGAAGTCTATGACAAGGACGTGATGCGCTCGACCTGGGCGGAAATCGGCGCCGCGACAGAGCGCTATTACGAGCCGGGCAAGTTCACCACCTTCCACGGCTACGAATACACCTCCGCGCCGGGCAATCAGAACCTTCACCGGATCGTGCTGTTCCGCGGTGCCAACGTCCCCGACCTGCCGTTCAACAGTCTCGATTCGCAGAATCCCGAAGGCCTGTGGAACTGGCTCGACTCGATGCGCGCCAGGGGAATCGAAGGGCTGGCGATCCCGCACAATTCGAACGTATCGAACGGCCGGATGTTCGAGCTGACGACCTATTCGGGTGGGCCGATCACCGCCGAATATGCGGCGCAGCGCATGCGCAACGAACCGATTGTCGAGATGAGCCAGGTCAAGGGCACATCGGACACCCACCCGCTGCTCTCGCCCAATGACGAATGGGCCGATTTCGAGATCTACAACATCCTGCTCGGCACGGTCGAAGAGGGGCAGACCAACGGCAGCTACGTCCGGCAGGCGCTGCAGCGCGGGCTGACGCTCGAGCAGCAAATGGGGGTCAATCCCTACAAGTTCGGCCTGATCGGCTCGTCCGACACGCACAATGGCGGCGGGCCGGTCGACGAAGAGAGCTATTTCGGCAAGACGGGCGCGCTCGATGGCCTGCCCGACGGGCGCCGTGCGGTGGTCTGGCCGGGCGAGGAAAACCTGCAGGGAACAGCGGCGACCCCGTTCTACGAATGGAGCGCGGCGGGGCTGGCCGGAGTGTGGGCCGAACAGAACAATCGCGAGGACATCTATGCCGCGATGCGCCGCAAGGAGACCTTCGCGACTAGCGGCACAAGGGTGAAGCTGCGACTGTTCGCCGGGCACGGCTATCCGGTCGACATTTTCAATCGCGACGATTTCGCCAGACTTGCCTATCGCGGCGGCGTGGCGATGGGCGGCGACCTTGCTGGCCATGGCGATGGCGCGCCGACCTTTCTTGCCCAAGCGATGAAGGACCCCGACAGCGCAGGGCTCGAACGGCTCCAGCTGATCCGCGGCTGGGTCGATGCCAGGGGCGAACTGCGCGAACAGGTCTACGACATCGCCTGCGCCGAAGGCACCCCCGACCGGCGGACGCATCGCTGCCCGGCGGCACGCGCGCGGATCGATACGGCGAACTGCGCCATCCCCACCGGTTACGGCGCGACCCAGCTCGAGGCGCGCTGGCAGGATCCCGATTACGATCCCGACCGCCGCGCCTTCTATTACCTGCGCGTGCTTGAACGGCCGACCTGCCGCTGGTCGACCTGGGAAGCCAACCGGCTGGGCAAGCCGGTCCGCGACGGACTTGCGCTGACGATCCAGGAGCGCGGCTGGAGCTCGCCGATCTGGGTGGGTGGCGCAGGCGAGAAGTCGATGGACATGGGCGCCGCGCACAGCCACTAG
- a CDS encoding hotdog fold thioesterase, whose translation MSEKIIWWAGKLPELKQLNLLNESGMPLHVGIEFTEIGPDFLTARMPVDHRTQQPFGRLHGGASVVLAETVGSVAASRVVDPQLSVAVGLEINANHVRPAFSGHVYGTATPLNLGRTTQIWSIRIEDEAGKLICISRFTAAVIPRERGVKN comes from the coding sequence ATGAGCGAAAAGATCATCTGGTGGGCGGGCAAGCTGCCCGAACTCAAGCAACTGAATCTGCTGAACGAGAGCGGCATGCCGCTGCACGTCGGGATCGAATTCACGGAAATCGGCCCCGATTTTCTCACCGCGCGCATGCCGGTCGATCACCGGACCCAGCAGCCGTTCGGCAGGCTGCATGGCGGCGCCTCGGTCGTGCTGGCGGAAACGGTCGGTTCGGTCGCGGCGAGCCGGGTGGTCGATCCGCAGCTATCGGTGGCAGTGGGGCTGGAAATCAACGCCAACCACGTCCGCCCGGCCTTCAGCGGCCATGTCTACGGCACGGCGACCCCGCTCAACCTGGGCCGCACGACACAGATATGGTCGATCCGGATCGAGGACGAGGCAGGCAAGCTGATTTGCATCTCGCGCTTCACCGCGGCGGTGATCCCGCGCGAGCGCGGCGTGAAGAACTGA
- a CDS encoding NAD(P)H-dependent flavin oxidoreductase, protein MPFRMTEMVGCEFPLFAFSHCRDVVAAVSRAGGFGVMGAVRFTPEQLETELRWIDDHIDGKPYGIDVLIPEVQAVERQVTADEVVSMIPSQYRDFTRQILRECGLAEDDATPFGGSQAPNTSLGQELLEVALNHPVKLMANALGTAPPMMIEAGKKHGVPVAALVGAKEHAMKQIEAGVDVIVAQGGEGGGHCGEVATVVLIPEVLQAIEQAGADIPVLAAGGIMNGRQMAGMMAMGAAGVWCGSVWLATTEAETHEVFREKMVAATSRDTIRSKHRTGKYSRQLRTGWHAMWEEAGLPALPMPLMMLLSEPALRAIDKAAVNGNPKAQELCSYFVGQGVGLVREVTSAGQVVQDFKEGFAAGYETLSEAIA, encoded by the coding sequence ATGCCGTTCCGCATGACCGAGATGGTGGGATGCGAATTCCCGCTGTTCGCCTTTTCGCATTGCCGCGACGTGGTAGCCGCCGTGAGCCGTGCAGGCGGTTTCGGCGTGATGGGCGCGGTGCGCTTCACCCCCGAGCAGCTTGAGACCGAGCTCAGGTGGATCGACGATCACATCGACGGCAAGCCCTATGGCATCGACGTGCTGATCCCCGAGGTGCAGGCGGTCGAGCGGCAGGTCACCGCCGACGAAGTCGTCTCCATGATCCCCTCGCAATATCGCGATTTCACCCGCCAGATCCTGCGCGAATGCGGCCTCGCCGAAGACGATGCGACCCCGTTCGGCGGATCGCAGGCGCCCAACACCTCGCTCGGGCAGGAACTGCTCGAAGTCGCGCTCAATCACCCGGTCAAGCTGATGGCCAATGCGCTCGGCACCGCGCCGCCGATGATGATCGAGGCGGGCAAGAAGCACGGCGTGCCGGTCGCCGCGCTGGTCGGTGCCAAAGAACACGCGATGAAGCAGATCGAGGCCGGGGTCGACGTGATCGTCGCCCAGGGCGGCGAAGGCGGCGGCCATTGTGGCGAGGTCGCGACCGTGGTGCTGATCCCCGAAGTGCTGCAGGCGATCGAGCAGGCCGGGGCCGATATCCCCGTGCTCGCCGCGGGCGGCATCATGAACGGCCGTCAGATGGCGGGGATGATGGCAATGGGCGCGGCCGGCGTGTGGTGCGGCAGCGTGTGGCTCGCCACCACCGAGGCCGAAACGCATGAGGTATTCCGCGAGAAGATGGTCGCCGCGACCAGCCGCGACACGATCCGTTCGAAGCACCGCACCGGCAAGTACAGCCGCCAGCTGCGCACCGGCTGGCACGCGATGTGGGAGGAAGCGGGCCTCCCCGCCCTCCCCATGCCGCTGATGATGCTACTGTCGGAACCGGCGCTTCGCGCAATCGACAAGGCCGCGGTGAACGGCAATCCCAAGGCGCAGGAGCTATGCTCCTATTTCGTCGGGCAGGGTGTCGGGCTGGTCAGGGAAGTGACCTCGGCCGGGCAGGTCGTGCAGGACTTCAAGGAGGGTTTCGCCGCCGGTTACGAGACGCTGAGCGAAGCGATCGCCTGA
- a CDS encoding flavin-containing monooxygenase, translating to MDRPASQPDAIHVDVLIVGAGISGIGSAYHLQDQCPWASYEILEMKETFGGTWETHKYPGVRSDSDLYTFGYRFKPWIGPPIANGEEILKYMGEVIEENGIGEHIRYGHRITRCAFSRGTNLWTVEAERLSDGALQRFTCNFLWMCQGYYDHETPYIPPEWREKGLDDFRGDFVHAQLWDPDYDFSGKRILVIGSGATAATVVPEFAEKAAHVTMLQRSPTYFYCSENKNELADRLREVGIDEPTIHRVVRQQIMHDQDLMTRRCIEEPDAVFEELKELVRAFTGKPDFEFEPHFTPKYRVWQQRLAFCPDGDVFRAAVAGKLTVVTDTIERFTETGVRTASGEEIEADLIVAATGFQLSVMGGIPFEVDGAAIDWHDTVTYRGMMFTGVPNMAWVFGYFRASWTLRVDMLGDFVCALLNRMKDKGVARVEVALRPEDRDMELLPWIEADNFNPGYLMRGLDKLPRRGDKPEWRHNQDYWREREEIPTIDLDGAEFVYDGERALGERAQELA from the coding sequence ATGGATCGACCCGCCAGCCAACCCGACGCCATCCATGTCGATGTATTGATCGTCGGCGCGGGGATTTCCGGCATCGGCTCCGCCTATCACCTGCAGGACCAGTGCCCCTGGGCGAGCTATGAGATCCTGGAGATGAAGGAGACCTTCGGAGGCACCTGGGAAACGCACAAATACCCCGGCGTCCGCTCGGACAGCGACCTCTACACCTTCGGCTATCGCTTCAAGCCGTGGATCGGCCCCCCGATCGCGAACGGCGAGGAAATCCTCAAATACATGGGCGAGGTGATCGAAGAGAACGGGATCGGCGAACACATTCGCTACGGCCACCGGATCACGCGCTGCGCCTTCTCGCGCGGCACCAATCTCTGGACGGTCGAGGCCGAGCGGCTCAGCGATGGCGCCCTCCAGCGCTTCACCTGCAACTTCCTGTGGATGTGCCAGGGCTATTACGACCACGAGACGCCCTACATCCCGCCCGAATGGCGCGAGAAGGGCCTTGACGATTTCCGGGGCGACTTCGTCCATGCGCAATTGTGGGACCCGGATTACGACTTCTCGGGCAAGCGCATCCTGGTGATCGGGTCGGGCGCGACCGCGGCGACGGTGGTGCCCGAATTCGCCGAGAAGGCCGCGCATGTCACCATGCTGCAGCGCTCGCCGACCTATTTCTATTGCTCTGAGAACAAGAACGAGCTGGCCGACCGCCTGCGCGAAGTCGGGATCGACGAACCGACGATCCATCGCGTGGTGCGCCAGCAGATCATGCACGACCAGGACCTGATGACGCGGCGCTGCATCGAGGAACCCGATGCCGTGTTCGAGGAGCTGAAGGAACTGGTCCGCGCCTTTACCGGCAAGCCCGATTTCGAATTCGAACCGCACTTCACGCCCAAGTATCGCGTGTGGCAGCAGCGGCTCGCCTTCTGCCCAGACGGCGACGTGTTCCGCGCGGCGGTAGCCGGCAAGCTGACAGTGGTGACCGACACGATCGAGCGCTTTACCGAGACGGGCGTGCGCACCGCCTCGGGCGAGGAGATCGAGGCAGACTTGATTGTCGCGGCGACGGGATTCCAGCTCTCGGTGATGGGCGGCATCCCGTTCGAGGTCGATGGCGCGGCGATCGACTGGCACGACACGGTCACCTATCGCGGAATGATGTTCACCGGCGTCCCCAACATGGCGTGGGTGTTCGGCTATTTCCGCGCCAGTTGGACCCTGCGCGTCGACATGCTGGGCGATTTCGTCTGCGCGCTGCTCAACCGGATGAAGGACAAGGGTGTAGCCCGGGTTGAAGTTGCCCTGCGGCCCGAGGATCGGGACATGGAGCTGCTCCCGTGGATCGAGGCCGACAATTTCAACCCGGGTTATCTGATGCGCGGGCTCGACAAGCTGCCGCGGCGCGGGGACAAGCCCGAATGGCGGCACAACCAGGACTATTGGCGCGAGCGCGAGGAGATACCGACAATCGATCTCGATGGCGCCGAATTCGTCTATGACGGTGAACGCGCGCTGGGTGAACGCGCGCAGGAATTGGCCTAG
- a CDS encoding TetR/AcrR family transcriptional regulator, translated as MVQRRSKETRAKVLEAATQLILANGHESVSLKEISELSGVSNGSIFHHFGSKEGIIQALFVRERQRYLGSVADAILAFKGDPCDAIGEGAKAAMHYHAQFPQEYDRLVAEFSESEWLRRNEDVWLEAASAIERPVIEWAMPHFANGALPMLAPAAFQSMMLGPAEVATRSYRQGRFSGDLETQIEAIGEFVALGIRALRDKARSVTAD; from the coding sequence ATGGTGCAGAGACGCAGCAAGGAAACGCGCGCGAAAGTGCTCGAGGCAGCGACCCAGCTGATCCTCGCAAATGGCCACGAATCCGTCTCGCTCAAGGAGATCTCCGAGCTGTCGGGTGTCTCGAACGGCAGCATCTTCCACCATTTCGGATCGAAGGAAGGGATCATCCAGGCGCTGTTCGTGCGCGAGCGCCAGAGATATCTCGGCTCGGTCGCCGATGCGATCCTGGCCTTCAAGGGCGACCCCTGCGATGCGATCGGTGAAGGCGCGAAGGCAGCGATGCACTATCACGCGCAATTCCCCCAGGAATACGACCGGCTGGTCGCCGAATTCAGCGAAAGCGAATGGCTGCGGCGCAACGAGGATGTCTGGCTCGAAGCGGCGAGTGCGATCGAGCGGCCGGTGATCGAGTGGGCGATGCCGCACTTTGCCAACGGTGCCTTGCCGATGCTGGCGCCCGCGGCGTTCCAGTCGATGATGCTGGGCCCCGCCGAAGTGGCGACGCGTTCCTATCGACAGGGGCGCTTTTCGGGCGATCTCGAAACGCAGATCGAGGCCATCGGCGAGTTCGTGGCGTTGGGAATTCGCGCCCTGCGCGACAAGGCGAGGTCGGTCACCGCGGACTGA
- a CDS encoding glutathione S-transferase, which yields MYTLYGALASPYSMKIRSLLRYRRLPFVWRDGAATQEALRQVRAPVIPVLEYPDGSFANDSTPLLYDLEQRHEARGVVPPDPAIAFAAHLLEDFADEWMTKPMFGYRWLEEVDQVQMSRWLAFDNLHGGGLKTSQSWAEQFRARQVGRMPMVGCTRENFGLIEASARAVLDILERRVTSAFFLFGTRPSLAEFGLYGQISQLATDPTPQAMMRAEFPYTYRWCAHMDDLSGVEGEWADEPSDAALELLGVAGEVYAPFLAANAAALAAGAEELEMEAMGHRYRQAPFKYQAKCLADLRARYTGLADGDRARVDAWIGSAWTDLLSPR from the coding sequence ATGTACACACTCTATGGCGCGCTCGCCTCGCCCTATTCGATGAAGATCCGCAGCCTGCTGCGCTATCGCCGGTTACCCTTCGTGTGGCGTGACGGTGCTGCGACCCAGGAGGCTTTGCGCCAAGTGCGTGCCCCGGTCATCCCCGTGCTGGAATATCCCGACGGCTCGTTCGCCAATGATTCCACGCCCCTGCTCTACGATCTGGAACAGCGGCACGAGGCGCGCGGTGTCGTCCCGCCAGATCCCGCGATCGCCTTCGCCGCCCATCTGCTCGAGGATTTCGCCGACGAATGGATGACCAAGCCGATGTTCGGTTATCGTTGGCTGGAAGAGGTCGACCAGGTGCAAATGAGCCGCTGGCTCGCCTTCGACAACCTGCACGGCGGCGGGTTGAAGACCAGCCAGTCGTGGGCGGAGCAGTTTCGCGCGCGGCAGGTCGGACGCATGCCGATGGTGGGCTGCACGCGCGAGAATTTCGGGTTGATCGAGGCCTCGGCGCGCGCCGTGCTCGACATCCTCGAACGCCGCGTGACCAGCGCGTTCTTCCTGTTCGGCACCCGCCCCAGCCTCGCCGAATTCGGCCTCTACGGCCAGATCTCGCAACTGGCGACCGATCCCACCCCGCAGGCGATGATGCGGGCGGAGTTCCCCTACACCTACCGCTGGTGCGCCCACATGGACGACCTCTCGGGTGTCGAGGGCGAATGGGCCGACGAACCCAGCGATGCCGCGCTCGAGTTGCTGGGCGTTGCGGGAGAAGTCTACGCGCCGTTCCTCGCCGCGAATGCTGCCGCGCTGGCGGCGGGAGCCGAGGAACTGGAAATGGAAGCGATGGGCCACCGCTATCGCCAGGCGCCGTTCAAGTACCAGGCCAAATGCCTCGCCGACCTGCGCGCCCGCTACACCGGCCTTGCAGATGGGGATCGCGCGCGGGTCGATGCATGGATTGGCAGCGCGTGGACCGATTTGCTCAGTCCGCGGTGA
- a CDS encoding YadA-like family protein, whose protein sequence is MQASTNKERLDRLKIATILLGGVAAFAAIAPTPAAAQACTDGAGAGSIQCGDFAQADESGSSAVGDGSSATGIFSTAIGSNTVASDTSATALGQSADATAQNASAVGRSSEASGTSSTAVGASSIASEQNSTSLGAAAEAGAPRSMALGALSTANATSSVAIGYASVADEESTVSVGSANFQRRITNVADGVNATDAATLGQVQTGLSSLGTFLQDQIDDTTTTLQSHAIAIGAASVQILDNAASIAANSAMLGDHETRLQTLEGLAFNLDNTLDRFDDEIDGSTAVAIAMSGNAFLPGKRFNMTGNVGTYNGAWAGALQIGALVKENIAINAGIATGLNKRGKTGARVGFSFGW, encoded by the coding sequence ATGCAGGCTTCGACCAACAAAGAGCGGCTCGACCGGCTCAAGATTGCCACGATTTTGCTGGGGGGCGTGGCCGCCTTTGCAGCGATTGCCCCTACCCCTGCCGCGGCGCAGGCATGCACCGACGGCGCCGGCGCCGGTTCGATCCAGTGCGGCGATTTCGCCCAGGCGGACGAATCCGGTTCGAGCGCGGTCGGTGACGGTTCGAGCGCTACCGGAATCTTTTCGACTGCCATCGGCAGCAACACTGTTGCTTCTGACACCAGCGCCACAGCCCTGGGACAGAGCGCTGACGCAACGGCGCAGAACGCCTCGGCCGTGGGTCGTTCGAGCGAAGCCTCCGGGACCAGTTCTACCGCGGTCGGCGCTAGTTCCATCGCCAGCGAGCAGAACAGCACGAGCCTGGGTGCCGCAGCCGAAGCGGGGGCGCCACGCTCCATGGCACTCGGCGCCCTGTCGACTGCGAATGCGACCAGCAGCGTCGCGATCGGCTATGCCTCGGTCGCCGATGAAGAATCCACGGTGTCGGTCGGCAGCGCCAATTTTCAGCGCCGCATCACCAATGTCGCGGATGGTGTGAATGCCACAGATGCGGCGACTCTTGGCCAAGTGCAGACAGGGTTGAGCTCGCTCGGCACCTTCCTGCAGGACCAGATCGACGACACCACCACCACGCTACAATCGCATGCCATCGCGATCGGTGCGGCTAGTGTCCAAATCCTGGATAACGCTGCATCGATCGCCGCCAACAGCGCGATGCTCGGCGACCATGAAACACGCTTGCAAACCCTCGAAGGCCTCGCCTTCAACCTCGACAACACGCTCGATCGTTTCGACGACGAGATCGACGGCTCGACCGCCGTCGCCATCGCCATGTCGGGCAACGCCTTCCTTCCCGGCAAGCGGTTCAACATGACCGGCAACGTCGGCACCTACAACGGTGCCTGGGCCGGCGCGCTGCAGATCGGCGCGCTGGTGAAGGAGAACATCGCCATCAACGCCGGCATCGCAACCGGTTTGAACAAGCGCGGCAAGACGGGCGCCCGCGTCGGCTTCAGCTTCGGCTGGTGA
- a CDS encoding TetR/AcrR family transcriptional regulator, translating to MVQSRSEETRNRVLDATRELLMAHGFNELTMKHVQEKSGISNGSIFHHFGSKEGIVREIFIEERRLYLGAIADAIVHHEGDPCDAFAAGARRAVDYQLQDIERFMRLVADFSDSEWLRANKELWLDAANDIQRPVVEWAMPHFASGALPLLPPTVFQSLSLGPAEFITRSQRQGRIENALEHVDSLAAAIGAGLKHLRDLQAETQPT from the coding sequence ATGGTGCAATCACGCAGCGAAGAGACGAGAAACAGGGTGCTGGATGCGACCCGTGAACTCCTGATGGCGCACGGTTTCAACGAGCTCACGATGAAGCACGTGCAGGAGAAATCCGGCATCTCGAACGGCTCGATCTTCCATCACTTCGGTTCGAAGGAAGGGATTGTCCGCGAGATATTCATCGAGGAACGGCGCCTCTATCTCGGCGCGATCGCCGATGCGATCGTCCACCATGAAGGCGATCCGTGCGATGCCTTCGCTGCCGGGGCGAGGCGGGCGGTTGATTACCAGCTGCAGGACATCGAGCGCTTCATGCGGCTGGTCGCGGACTTCAGCGACAGCGAATGGCTGCGCGCGAACAAGGAGCTGTGGCTCGATGCCGCCAACGACATACAGCGCCCGGTCGTCGAATGGGCGATGCCCCATTTCGCCAGCGGTGCCTTGCCGCTGCTGCCGCCGACGGTGTTTCAGTCGCTATCGCTGGGGCCGGCCGAATTCATCACCCGCTCGCAACGCCAGGGCCGGATCGAAAACGCGCTCGAACATGTCGACAGCCTTGCCGCGGCGATCGGGGCGGGGCTCAAGCATCTGCGCGATCTCCAGGCAGAAACGCAGCCGACCTGA